Proteins encoded together in one Janthinobacterium tructae window:
- a CDS encoding SNF2-related protein — protein sequence MFRFFKKEKLTIELPQIFRAITTSGILVSSERQEIGRKVEGSVFHGYASQLLDEGLANEVPDGIAIRWDDFYTAVAQSNFDGLLQSLDMPSFCGARIALRSTGSLADQDFSIAIGAWHRSDGSRMQVKLIGPVLQEGEQEHLMLPAQWHLFQSVVAFSRRPPEQRDDLFHRQAWGRIRTLAIQANAILDDFLIRSTVLTPHSLQLEMRKSDVVVGDRVVEIMPMFTDAPKGWLETFDSSKDVRDRYDIVTDEGIVQVLIEPKVRTVLQEVKRLDHRRIAGSRAQAFILNPYSALGPDAVDVIDEAQFENARAEAGLTYERFSAIVEHDALGFPVRVGLLIETADVNGLASSESEWFDKAALPAFIGTVEKALRVGHQLVAWRGFDLELQGETQRYVDELKAAHERWQGASTLVSYAQVHDLSGYSARIEGIGVEKPYYSPYIAKKTAGDGWFPDNVVPLVVYRPEDGGEPIAIPTTKLAIESLEREIESARHAGKSSVSVSWLPEAIAVTEATSIVETFKSIFQEIDAGGSSISPSEGKTKNLQGEAPTQLILRANIQKVEYEELRREALEAVPHIPLIPRAIRATAALLPHQVEGLAWMQHLYSLQTEYQVRGAILADDMGLGKTFQLLALMAGLIERDASIAPMLVVAPVSLLENWVEEAGKFFIPGSLPLLTAYGSGLDGLKVPRSQIEQRLQTDDRLIKFLIPNWVGSAKIVLTTYETLRDLEFSFAAQKWSLMVCDEAQKIKNPAAMVTRAAKKQNVDFKIACTGTPVENTLADLWCLFDFVQPGLLGALNDFGTRYRRPIEANTDEEKERVAELRARIAPQVLRRMKSVVAKELPPKIIVEDCRALALSTTQRNLYAKAIDSFKKRNDEASQSPFKNHLGLLHYLRLVCTDPRPYGLSVFKPEAVAEYRIKAPKLNWLLLTLTAIKEKGEKAIVFCEFREIQRLLQYYIEMEFGLRPDIINGDVSASASHTQSRQKRIKSFQDRAGFGVIILSPVAVGFGVNIQKANHVIHYTRTWNPAKEDQATDRAYRIGQEKPVYVYYPVVSAQDFTTFDVKLDQLLTYKRKLAEDMLNGAGDIGPGDFRLADVVSSADASDIDERINLDIALRMNGQHFECLTGVLWTKLGYACYKTPSAKDYGVDIVAIEGSAGILVQAKTCGTDGARLGWDAVKEVVAGEAFYKRRHFEVQFQKVCITNQFFNSHAIENAALNGVKLLDQTDLAAMLNAHTVTMLEIERMLYATWEQI from the coding sequence ATGTTCAGATTCTTCAAAAAAGAAAAACTTACTATCGAGTTGCCTCAGATTTTCAGGGCCATTACAACATCTGGCATCTTGGTATCCTCGGAGCGTCAGGAGATCGGCCGCAAAGTCGAGGGCAGTGTTTTTCATGGCTACGCTTCTCAACTTCTCGATGAGGGCCTAGCCAATGAGGTACCTGATGGCATAGCAATTCGTTGGGATGATTTCTATACTGCAGTCGCACAATCTAACTTCGACGGCTTGCTGCAGTCGCTCGACATGCCCAGCTTCTGTGGCGCCAGGATTGCATTGCGCAGCACTGGTTCATTAGCGGATCAGGATTTCTCGATTGCAATAGGCGCTTGGCATCGCTCTGATGGATCAAGGATGCAGGTCAAGCTAATTGGGCCGGTCTTACAGGAGGGCGAGCAAGAGCACCTCATGCTGCCGGCGCAGTGGCATCTTTTTCAGTCAGTGGTTGCTTTTTCCCGGCGCCCCCCCGAACAACGTGACGATCTCTTTCATAGACAGGCATGGGGCCGCATCAGGACGCTTGCTATACAGGCCAATGCCATACTCGACGATTTTCTCATCCGCTCAACAGTATTAACTCCGCACTCTTTACAGTTAGAGATGCGAAAATCTGATGTTGTTGTGGGAGATCGCGTTGTCGAAATCATGCCCATGTTCACCGACGCTCCCAAGGGTTGGTTAGAGACTTTCGATAGCAGCAAGGACGTGAGGGACCGTTACGACATCGTCACCGATGAGGGCATCGTCCAAGTACTGATTGAGCCAAAGGTACGAACTGTATTACAGGAGGTGAAGCGCCTCGATCATCGCCGTATCGCAGGCTCACGTGCTCAAGCGTTCATCCTGAATCCTTACTCCGCCCTTGGCCCGGACGCAGTAGATGTCATTGACGAGGCACAGTTCGAGAATGCGCGTGCCGAGGCCGGCCTGACCTATGAGAGGTTTTCAGCCATAGTCGAACATGATGCGCTCGGTTTTCCTGTACGAGTGGGGCTATTAATTGAGACCGCCGATGTCAACGGTCTAGCCTCCTCAGAATCCGAGTGGTTCGATAAGGCGGCACTTCCAGCGTTCATTGGCACAGTAGAAAAAGCTCTGCGAGTAGGACATCAACTAGTAGCATGGAGGGGGTTTGACCTGGAGCTACAAGGTGAAACACAACGCTATGTGGACGAGTTGAAGGCTGCGCACGAGCGCTGGCAAGGAGCGTCAACACTGGTCTCTTATGCTCAAGTTCACGACCTCAGTGGCTATTCTGCGCGTATCGAAGGAATTGGAGTCGAAAAGCCCTACTATTCCCCATACATTGCGAAGAAGACTGCAGGCGATGGTTGGTTCCCTGACAATGTCGTTCCCTTAGTAGTCTACAGGCCCGAGGATGGTGGGGAACCAATTGCTATACCCACTACAAAGCTAGCCATCGAATCGCTCGAGCGCGAGATTGAATCCGCACGGCATGCCGGTAAGTCCTCGGTAAGCGTGTCTTGGCTGCCTGAAGCCATCGCTGTCACCGAGGCAACCAGCATTGTCGAAACATTCAAAAGTATTTTCCAAGAGATCGACGCAGGCGGGTCTTCTATATCACCAAGTGAAGGAAAAACGAAGAATCTTCAAGGTGAGGCGCCGACGCAATTGATCTTACGGGCGAACATACAGAAGGTTGAATACGAAGAACTTCGCCGCGAGGCATTGGAGGCTGTACCTCACATCCCCTTGATACCGCGAGCGATTCGAGCGACTGCGGCATTGTTACCGCACCAAGTCGAAGGACTGGCTTGGATGCAGCACTTGTATAGCCTCCAGACTGAATACCAAGTACGTGGAGCAATTCTCGCCGATGACATGGGGCTAGGGAAGACCTTTCAATTACTCGCATTGATGGCTGGCCTGATTGAGCGCGATGCATCGATAGCACCGATGCTGGTAGTCGCGCCGGTTTCTCTGCTCGAAAACTGGGTTGAAGAAGCTGGAAAATTTTTCATACCAGGTTCGCTACCACTACTCACAGCATACGGATCGGGACTGGACGGCCTCAAGGTGCCCAGGAGCCAAATTGAGCAGCGACTACAAACTGATGATAGATTAATAAAATTTCTAATCCCGAACTGGGTCGGCTCAGCCAAAATTGTGCTGACCACTTACGAGACACTACGCGACTTGGAGTTCTCCTTTGCCGCCCAAAAATGGTCGCTGATGGTTTGTGATGAGGCGCAAAAAATAAAGAATCCAGCTGCAATGGTTACGCGCGCGGCAAAGAAGCAGAACGTCGATTTCAAAATTGCTTGCACTGGTACGCCCGTTGAAAACACGTTAGCAGATTTATGGTGCTTGTTTGACTTTGTTCAACCAGGTCTGCTTGGTGCGTTGAATGACTTTGGAACGCGCTATCGGCGACCAATTGAGGCAAATACCGATGAAGAGAAGGAGCGCGTCGCCGAGCTCCGTGCACGAATTGCGCCGCAAGTACTGCGGCGCATGAAGTCTGTGGTTGCCAAGGAGCTACCGCCAAAGATCATCGTTGAAGACTGCAGAGCTTTAGCACTATCAACGACACAACGGAATCTATACGCTAAAGCCATAGATAGCTTCAAAAAACGCAATGACGAGGCGAGCCAGTCCCCCTTCAAAAACCACCTTGGTCTCTTGCACTACCTTCGACTCGTGTGTACCGATCCACGGCCTTATGGGCTCAGTGTGTTCAAGCCGGAGGCGGTTGCAGAATATCGCATTAAAGCCCCGAAACTCAATTGGCTTCTTCTGACACTGACGGCCATCAAAGAAAAGGGGGAAAAAGCGATTGTCTTTTGTGAGTTCCGCGAAATTCAGCGCCTGTTGCAGTACTACATCGAAATGGAGTTTGGCTTACGTCCCGACATCATCAACGGCGACGTAAGTGCATCGGCAAGCCATACACAAAGCCGACAGAAACGCATCAAGTCCTTTCAGGATAGAGCTGGCTTTGGTGTCATCATTCTTTCGCCAGTTGCTGTTGGATTCGGCGTTAACATTCAGAAAGCCAATCACGTCATTCACTACACCCGTACCTGGAATCCAGCAAAGGAAGATCAGGCTACAGACAGAGCCTATCGAATTGGTCAGGAAAAGCCAGTTTACGTGTATTACCCAGTTGTGAGCGCCCAGGATTTCACCACCTTCGATGTAAAACTGGATCAGCTGTTGACATACAAGCGAAAACTGGCCGAAGACATGCTAAACGGTGCCGGAGACATTGGGCCTGGAGATTTCAGGCTAGCCGATGTTGTATCTAGTGCTGATGCAAGCGATATCGATGAGCGTATTAACCTTGACATTGCGCTACGCATGAACGGTCAACACTTTGAGTGTCTTACAGGCGTGCTCTGGACTAAGCTCGGTTACGCCTGCTATAAAACGCCTAGTGCGAAGGACTATGGGGTTGATATCGTCGCAATTGAAGGAAGTGCAGGCATCTTAGTTCAGGCAAAAACCTGTGGTACCGATGGAGCGAGACTAGGCTGGGACGCAGTGAAAGAGGTGGTGGCCGGTGAAGCTTTCTACAAACGCAGGCACTTTGAGGTGCAATTTCAGAAAGTTTGTATAACGAATCAATTCTTCAACTCTCACGCGATTGAAAATGCTGCCCTGAACGGGGTCAAACTGCTCGATCAAACGGACCTTGCAGCGATGCTCAATGCTCACACGGTCACAATGCTTGAGATTGAAAGAATGCTGTACGCCACATGGGAGCAAATTTAA
- a CDS encoding EH signature domain-containing protein translates to MCAYMNALAHLANLLAAGTQEGTRPMAASPRIDAVLAELRSRASTGMRPRISDDQQLEAVRRFWQTQQISSFRDTYLLSWGLCLPHRPDGDCVLDNRPRLERVLAGADDWMKKPTAYRRCYQGLVRSYFSYAPVVAEEMEVRYSNWRYLRDYLFERNDSIGKQVVVPDWVRTAIDNKHLFTSEPYAPYVDALLWGDSSILEELCERLHIGKASWFLKRLVMAQVKRATQMEDENYLSILPRLLNVLADNEVLRDAGLIRLLNRYVDIPALPLHAQLQDVSVNWWGNPWLPSNETRWGGVTSDARTMVSNWLKAAIIETFFTKLAEDGSADPRRMQFWKRYVNSIDSMEFALGSTARNSAEPDFVALRKKMHGLTCHLDTSGANNAFIMKMGNLVVVEFSGMGNALYGYDVRKGLPFDSKKVLRLPTDADNSLKQKARSVLWESHKDGVGTWSKWENNFETILRRHFGIEPQQAIPAPAKKVRRSPVTTPITEVSKPISPTVKRHYSLDGLKALGKHNGFEIQDNSALGGSLWARTDMANEDVTQTLTSWGFSHKPGKGWWK, encoded by the coding sequence ATGTGCGCTTACATGAATGCGCTTGCCCACCTTGCGAACCTCCTAGCAGCTGGGACCCAGGAGGGTACCAGACCGATGGCCGCGAGCCCTCGCATTGATGCCGTCCTGGCAGAACTTCGGTCTCGGGCGAGTACTGGTATGCGTCCGCGTATATCGGATGACCAACAACTGGAAGCAGTACGCCGTTTCTGGCAGACACAACAAATCTCGAGTTTCCGGGATACGTATCTGTTATCGTGGGGCCTGTGTCTTCCCCATCGTCCAGATGGCGATTGTGTCCTCGATAATCGACCGCGGCTCGAACGTGTCTTAGCCGGCGCAGATGACTGGATGAAGAAGCCAACAGCATACCGCCGTTGCTATCAGGGACTGGTCCGGAGTTATTTCAGCTACGCTCCTGTTGTCGCAGAAGAAATGGAGGTCCGTTACAGCAACTGGCGCTACCTGCGTGACTATCTTTTCGAGCGGAACGACAGTATTGGCAAGCAGGTAGTCGTTCCTGACTGGGTACGCACTGCTATCGATAACAAGCATCTTTTCACCAGCGAGCCGTATGCCCCCTATGTTGATGCATTACTTTGGGGAGATTCTTCGATTCTCGAAGAGCTATGCGAACGGCTTCACATTGGGAAGGCCTCTTGGTTCCTGAAGCGTTTGGTCATGGCTCAAGTGAAGCGGGCTACCCAGATGGAAGATGAAAATTACTTAAGCATCCTGCCCAGGTTACTCAATGTCCTTGCTGATAATGAGGTCCTCCGAGACGCAGGCCTTATACGGCTGCTGAATCGCTATGTCGATATCCCAGCTTTACCCCTGCATGCACAACTGCAAGACGTATCAGTCAACTGGTGGGGAAATCCGTGGCTGCCATCGAATGAAACCCGGTGGGGCGGTGTCACTTCAGATGCCCGAACAATGGTATCGAATTGGCTCAAGGCAGCAATTATCGAGACATTCTTTACCAAGCTGGCAGAGGATGGCTCTGCTGACCCACGCCGCATGCAGTTCTGGAAGAGATATGTCAACTCAATCGATAGTATGGAGTTTGCGCTTGGCTCCACGGCACGCAATTCCGCCGAACCCGACTTCGTGGCTCTACGTAAAAAAATGCACGGATTAACCTGCCATCTAGACACTTCTGGTGCAAATAACGCATTTATCATGAAGATGGGAAACCTTGTCGTCGTTGAGTTCAGCGGTATGGGAAACGCCCTCTACGGATACGACGTACGCAAAGGATTGCCTTTCGACTCTAAAAAGGTTCTTCGACTCCCCACAGATGCAGACAATTCCCTTAAACAGAAAGCACGCAGTGTTCTCTGGGAGTCTCACAAGGATGGTGTCGGAACCTGGTCGAAATGGGAGAATAACTTCGAAACAATTCTGCGTCGACACTTCGGAATAGAACCTCAGCAAGCTATTCCTGCCCCTGCAAAGAAAGTCCGTAGGTCCCCCGTCACAACACCGATCACGGAAGTAAGTAAGCCGATATCTCCAACGGTGAAACGGCATTACTCGCTCGATGGATTGAAAGCATTGGGCAAGCACAATGGGTTTGAAATACAGGATAACTCTGCTCTCGGCGGAAGTCTGTGGGCACGTACAGATATGGCAAACGAGGATGTGACACAGACACTGACGAGCTGGGGATTTAGTCACAAGCCAGGTAAAGGGTGGTGGAAATAG